In Taeniopygia guttata chromosome 2, bTaeGut7.mat, whole genome shotgun sequence, one genomic interval encodes:
- the CHMP4C gene encoding charged multivesicular body protein 4c, which produces MSKISKFFKGGGSAASKGRGGPSPQEALARLRETEEMLSKKQEYLETRIERELALARQHGTKNKRAALQALKRKKRYEKQLNQIDGTLSTIEFQREALENSHTNTEVLKNMGYAAQAMKKVHENMDLNKIDDLMQDITEQQDVAQEISDAISSRATFGDEFDEDELMAELEELEQEELNKGMRDVTLPSVPSTSLPSRPASTRKRTEDEDEMKKLAAWAS; this is translated from the exons ATGAGCAAGATCTCCAAGTTCTTCAAGGGGGGCGGCTCGGCCGCCTCCAAGGGCCGCGGGGGTCCCTCGCCTCAGGAGGCGCTGGCCCGGCTGCGAGAGACGGAGGAGATGCTCAGCAAGAAGCAGGAGTACCTGGAGACGCGGATCGAGCGGGAGCTGGCGCTAGCGCGGCAGCACGGCACCAAGAACAAGCGAG CTGCCTTACAAGcgctgaagagaaaaaagagataTGAGAAACAGTTGAATCAAATTGATGGGACACTTTCAACCATTGAGTTCCAGAGAGAGGCACTGGAAAATTCCCACACCAACACAGAAGTGCTCAAGAATATGGGTTATGCTGCACAAGCTATGAAAAAAGTACATGAAAATAT GGATTTGAACAAAATTGATGATTTGATGCAAGATATCACTGAACAGCAAGATGTTGCCCAGGAAATTTCAGACGCTATCTCAAGCCGAGCCACCTTTGGTGATGAGTTTGACGAG GATGAGTTGATGGCAGAATTAGAAGAACTGGAGCAAGAAGAACTGAACAAGGGAATGAGAGATGTCACATTGCCAAGTGTTCCATCCACATCGTTGCCTTCTCGTCCTG CATCGACCAGGAAAAGAAcagaagatgaagatgaaatGAAGAAACTGGCTGCCTGGGCTTCATAA
- the ZFAND1 gene encoding AN1-type zinc finger protein 1 isoform X2: MAELEVGQHCGVPECRQLDFLPFVCDGCSGVFCLQHRSRDAHGCSEVNVRNSSVKPDQHRSYPCSYKDCNGKELLPVLCPYCEKHFCLRHRHQSDHECEKLDTPKPRMAATQQLVQDIIDSKKSDEVKSKKRKGAKNSETAAKVALMKLKMHACGDKSLPQTERIYFQVFLPKGNKEKSKPMFFCSKWSIGKVVDFAASLASLKNDNNKSTSQKLRLCHTASGEALPFEHTLETWLSDKDYPLYNGGNIILEYLHNDVLFIEDIESYFS, from the exons ATGGCGGAGCTGGAGGTGGGGCAGCACTGCGGGGTGCCCGAGTGCCGCCAGCTCG attttcttccctttgtaTGTGATGGCTGTTCAGGTGTCTTTTG CCTTCAGCACAGGAGCCGAGATGCTCATGGGTGTTCTGAG GTGAATGTAAGAAACAGCTCTGTGAAACCTGATCAGCACAGATCTTACCCATGCTCATACAAGGACTGCAATGGAAAGGAGCTTTTGCCAGTGTTATGTCCTTactgtgaaaaacatttttgtctCAG ACATCGTCATCAATCAGACCATGAATGTGAGAAGCTGGACACACCGAAACCTCGAATGGCTGCCACTCAGCAGCTTGTTCAAGATATTATAG ATTCTAAAAAGAGTGACGaagtgaaaagcaaaaaacGTAAAGGAGCAAAAAACAGTGAGACAGCAGCAAAAGTGGCATTAATGAAGCTGAAAATGCACGCATGTGGGGACAAGTCCTTGCCTCAG ACAGAAAGAATTTACTTTCAAGTATTTTTACCAAAGGGgaacaaagagaaaagcaaacccATGTTCTTCTGCAGTAAGTGGAGTATTGGCAAAGTGGTAGATTTTGCAGCTTCCTTAGCAAGCCTTAAAAATGACAACAACAAATCAACATCTCAA AAACTGAGATTATGCCATACTGCCTCTGGAGAAGCCTTGCCATTTGAGCACACGCTGGAAACATGGCTATCTGATAAAGACTATCCACTGTACAATGGAGGGAATATAATTCTGGAGTATCTTCATAATGATGTTCTATTTATAGAAGATATAGAATCCTATTTTAGTTAG
- the ZFAND1 gene encoding AN1-type zinc finger protein 1 isoform X1, which yields MAELEVGQHCGVPECRQLDFLPFVCDGCSGVFCLQHRSRDAHGCSEVNVRNSSVKPDQHRSYPCSYKDCNGKELLPVLCPYCEKHFCLRHRHQSDHECEKLDTPKPRMAATQQLVQDIIGKHRDSKKSDEVKSKKRKGAKNSETAAKVALMKLKMHACGDKSLPQTERIYFQVFLPKGNKEKSKPMFFCSKWSIGKVVDFAASLASLKNDNNKSTSQKLRLCHTASGEALPFEHTLETWLSDKDYPLYNGGNIILEYLHNDVLFIEDIESYFS from the exons ATGGCGGAGCTGGAGGTGGGGCAGCACTGCGGGGTGCCCGAGTGCCGCCAGCTCG attttcttccctttgtaTGTGATGGCTGTTCAGGTGTCTTTTG CCTTCAGCACAGGAGCCGAGATGCTCATGGGTGTTCTGAG GTGAATGTAAGAAACAGCTCTGTGAAACCTGATCAGCACAGATCTTACCCATGCTCATACAAGGACTGCAATGGAAAGGAGCTTTTGCCAGTGTTATGTCCTTactgtgaaaaacatttttgtctCAG ACATCGTCATCAATCAGACCATGAATGTGAGAAGCTGGACACACCGAAACCTCGAATGGCTGCCACTCAGCAGCTTGTTCAAGATATTATAGGCAAGCACAGAG ATTCTAAAAAGAGTGACGaagtgaaaagcaaaaaacGTAAAGGAGCAAAAAACAGTGAGACAGCAGCAAAAGTGGCATTAATGAAGCTGAAAATGCACGCATGTGGGGACAAGTCCTTGCCTCAG ACAGAAAGAATTTACTTTCAAGTATTTTTACCAAAGGGgaacaaagagaaaagcaaacccATGTTCTTCTGCAGTAAGTGGAGTATTGGCAAAGTGGTAGATTTTGCAGCTTCCTTAGCAAGCCTTAAAAATGACAACAACAAATCAACATCTCAA AAACTGAGATTATGCCATACTGCCTCTGGAGAAGCCTTGCCATTTGAGCACACGCTGGAAACATGGCTATCTGATAAAGACTATCCACTGTACAATGGAGGGAATATAATTCTGGAGTATCTTCATAATGATGTTCTATTTATAGAAGATATAGAATCCTATTTTAGTTAG